In Cryptomeria japonica chromosome 5, Sugi_1.0, whole genome shotgun sequence, the genomic window ttttctgcaggtaaagggactaagtcccaagtcttatttttcatcaaggagtccatctcctcttccatgcctagctcccacttttgtttggcatctacctgcattgcttcttcatattcttctggttcaccagaatccgttaataaaatagaatacaaagaaggagaaaatctttcagggggtctacttgtcctcgtagaacgtctaacacttgcaggagtttgtgagacaatctgttgttgctaagcatcaggtacctgtggcatttcatttttaggaatctcatccagcaccacatattcttgtttgtcctattcatgcttcttttcctgcatctgttctttatacataaccttcttattgaatataacatctctactcttaattattttcttattttcaaaatctcataatcgatagccatattcatctatcccatatccaatgaaggtacatttctgagatttagcatcaagtttggttttgttttctttatcaacatggacaaaagcttcacaaccaaaagtttttagaaaagaataatttacctttttaccagtccatgcctcctctggaataccaccattcaaaggggttgaaggtcctctatttatcaaatagatagcagtatgtacaacatctgcccaaaaatgtaagggcgaaccaacatgcaatctcatgctcctcacgcattccatgatagtcctattcattctctctgacacaccattttcctgtagagttcctggaactgtcttctgcttttgaatcccatttaaggagcagtaatcttcaaatgctttgctgcaatactcacctccattatccaatctgagacacttcaactttttttctgtctcattctcaaccaaagctttctatttcttaaaagtttaaaaaacatctgatttttgttttaggaaatatacccatgtttttctggttgagtcatcaataaaaataacataataacaagagccactaagagatgatacctgagccagtccccatacatctgaatgtacaagctctaacttctcactcttcttctctttcccaaccttgagaaatttgactcttttctgtttactataaacacagttttcacagaactctaaatcaatcttctttagtcatggcaatagatttttggagtgaagggttttcatccctttctcactcatgtgcccaagcctatggtgccacattatcgaatctgttcttgcaacatttattgttgttgtccctatagtaactttatctatagcagctagggtagagtaagtgttacctgtacacagatataatgtgcctaccttcacacctttagctattactattgatcctttagcgaccttccacatactgtctaagagggtaactatgcaaccttcactacctagttgccctgcagaaattaaatttcttcttaaattaggaacatgtcttacctcctgcagaaaccagtcatttccattctgcaacttgatctttatctttccttttccaacaatttgacaaggcttatcatcacccaaatatacctgtccaaaatcaccttgaacataagctagaaaatattttctatggggtgtagcatgaaatgaagccccaaaatctattatccagaaatcattaacattatccaaacataagattaaaacatcttgtaaagtattacttgcaatattagcttccttactgtcatttttatttttgtctccttctttgttttttcgagaccaacagtctttctttagatgactaggctttccgcagtaccagcaatctttctttcctctagattgagagcgtcctttttttgacttccctcatgacttctcattcccagggccttttcctctttcctttgatcttcctctgttctccacattcaaaacactacccgatgatgttggagtctcacctatgcttttcctttgcatttcctcgcttaggataacaccaacaatatcatcaaataccaaagtatttttaccaaagacagagttacttacagccataaccaagctattccagctttctggcaaagaacataaaatcaagagaaccctagcctcttctgcaaaagtaatttttaccgaagacaattgactggtaattgtattaaattcatttaagtgctccgctacagatcctccctcactcattttcaaattaaacagacgcttcataagaaataccttattcgaagccgagagtttctcatacaacttagccaatgtcgccatcaaatctacagtcgtttttgcttctgttatattgaatgctacagatggtgcaagacacaattgaatggatcctagagcctttctatctaaaatgtcccactcttcatctgacattgtggtcgctttctttgcatTTCCTtctaatggctgccacaaatccttttgatataggtaatcctccatctgcattttccataactgataattctggccgttaaacttttcgaccttgaatttggaatcctccattgctcccactcaaatatgaaagtcctgccaatttacagaaaacctcgctctgataccaattgttagggtttcaagcatatccgaagcaaatatgaactaacaattatatgcagatttaaatacaaaagataaagaaataaaataggacacgaataacacaaagatttaacatggttcactcagaatgggttacgtccaccatacacagtcgtccaatctttcttattatctaacaaaaacagtacatcaaccttacaatgccttaagcatcccagctgcttataacatgcgtttttagggaaacaaacaaagtcggttttcatcaacgaaaaacgacaattttttttttttcgaggGCTCTCGCCCCTGAACCCCCGCTTCTCTCGGGGGCTGTTGCCCTCGAACCCTTGCTCGAGGCCTGGGCCGACCCCAGACCCCcgcgaggatacgtgttgagtgtacagtactttgctgatcagtcgccacatttcaacacaaagtgctcagaaaaaggcctatccctaggtgcacaaaaaaaacttctgaaacctcaaatctacttccaatgcaaaaacattcaaaacaagaacaggtagctgcagatctgaagctctaatactatgtgagagttgagaaatacaacaccacaggagtccaaatgatctctgcaagctgaataaacctgttacaaggagaagtaaggaagcaacagagaaaaatcaaaatacacaggaaatgctcaaaaagatgagagctctgtattcaccaAAAAAATGTGTAATGGaataatacaaaagaaaagaattcaacctctaataggtcaagaaaccctaaaagggaaaaccctaggcttgcacattaATTATTATGCATGTAATGTTAGCTTAAGCGTAAAAGAGATAAATGAGAACTTAATTAActaaacaaatgtcatttaattaatcaagtaaagacccgattactctaacattaATTATGGGAAAATGATAATTTGAAATCTTCCTTTATTTTAGTGGACAATTACTAATCAGGGATAAAAAATAAGTCATGAAAAAGGGAGGTATTGAACACATTGACAAAAGTGTGTGGTGTCTccacaaatttctttcccttttaaAACATTTGTCTCCGATTTTTCCCTCCAAATTTTatccaattaaaaataaatatagttCAAAGAATAAAATTTAACTTATGCttgaaataaatagaaaaatatttatgaGGCCACCAGTGCCACAAATAACTACTTTGAGCAATGACTATTAGTCAAAATAAGCTAATAAGATGTCTTCATATGGTAAGTGTGTTTTCATCTTAAATTTGAGAGTATTCCTATTCAAACATTTAATTATGGGAGAAGGGCCATTTGAAATCTTTCCCTATTTTAGTGAAACATATTGTGTGGGAAAAAGAAAGGTTGGAAATAAATAGCAATTACATATTGACAAAAATGTCACATAACTCATTTTTCACATTTATCTCCATTTTCCTTTCCAAATTTTATTTACACAAATTATTATTAATAGCTtaaaattttattcattttaataatttaaaaaaaataaaatttaaaatataaaaaaataaaatattgataagACTACCAACTCCTCAAATAATTTCTTAAAAAATTAAGGAATGACTCCGACCAAAACAAACTAATGAAGCTTGGGCGTTTACTTAAGGCAAAGCGTGCATCAAGGCGTGCTTTTATATATAGAGTACGTCGCGTAGGGCATTAAAGTTTACTTTTTGATTCGCGAATATTCTGCAGCTCTAGATTTGGAATCCTTCAAGTGACGTATTATCTAAACTCATCAACGGCTCAGGTAGCTTCAAACTCTCTGTGGTGATTTCCAGCCGTTCAAACAATCTTGCGTCTTCTGCAAGTTAATGGCGGCCCCACCGTATTTAACAAGGGGTGCAGTAGCGGTGACCATCACAGGTCTATTCTTAGATTCTTAACCTTCCCTGAATTAGAGTTGGAACATTAGGTCTATATATCGTTATAGGTACAACGCAATATAATACAAATATTTGAAGTCGGTTCTGAAAATTGTTTGAAGTCTACGGCATCCATCCTTTAAAGAAGAGCCATTCTTTTGTGTGTAGGTGTCTGAGATTCTGTGTTTGGGAGGATCGAATCGTTGCTTTGAATGGTGGACAGTACATTGATGAGGCTTCCTCGATCGGTGCTGAGCAAGGGATCGAGTCCTGAAGGCCGTGCCCTATCTTTAATCACAATCGATTCACGCATGTGCCCTGTAACTACACAAATCTTGGCATTCTTGACTTGTCGCGCTACTGCTTTTTCTACTTTCAGATTCGTGGCTTGCAAAGAAGGCTGGTACTACCGTTGCATTGGAGTCGATCCTTAGGCATTTGATCCTTTGCGCTCTGCTTTGCTTGCTCTATTCTGCTctgttttgatttgatcttttcagCAATTGAAGGATTCCCATGAGAGAGTCTTGGATCTGACGAGTCGCAGGCATCAGTAGGACCAGCATCATCGTCCAACTTCCCAGTGAGATTTTCTGACCTTAAAATGGCAAAGCAGGACATTTCAAAGGTGAGCTCTTTGGTCTCTGCTCCAAGCCCGACAAACCCTAACGCTAAACAGGGGAGCCCTCCAAAGAGGGATTTCAAAAATAAAACGGGAAACCCTAAAAGATTCTCTGTGTCGAAATCGTTTCCAAGCGTTGCACCGGGAACCCCGTCTTCAGGCAGTCCTGCTCGTCAAATCCCAAAGTCGCCTCTGGCTTCTATGCTTAAGAAGAATCAGGTATGTATATGCATTTATTTGAATTTTTCTGTCAGATCAGCTTCAGAACAAATAAGTAATATTGCAATTGTGACTGCAGGTAAAGGGCAATGAGGTTGACCGTCTGCTGGTGACCATAAATGTATTGGGCAGTGCTGGGCCCTTGAGATTTTTGGTGAGGTCTGATGATCCAGTGCAGAAAGTAATAGAAGGTGCCCTGAAATCATATGCTCGCGAAGGCCGTTTGCCCGTTCTTGGACACAACGCCAAGCAGTTCGAACTGTATAGTGCTAACAGCGATCATGGTCAAGGTACTGTTATCTGTCTTGAATCGTTTTCTTTTGTACACAAAACAAGTCTGAATCTTTGATAAATTTATGCATGGTTTCAAGAAATATTAGCATATTTTTAAGTTTTTGACTTGTTTAAATGGTTCATTTGAAATTATCTAACTATTAAGTGATTCAAAATGaatcatctaaataaatcaaagtTCTGATTAAATAAATGGAAGCTGGAAGCTGCCCAAACCCTTAGCACACCCAACCAGCAAGAAAGATAAGTCCAAGTTTTCTCTTAGAATTGAAATTAAGCCAAAAAAATCTGGAACGTTAATAAACATCAGTAATGTTTGCATGGTTTAGACTATATCTGTGGAGAACAAAAAGGTTATAGAAAAAAAGGTACAACAAGAAGAACAATATACATTTATAGCCAATTCTGTATTAGATAGGACTTTGAACAACAGAGTTTAGGGTAGCATACTTTAGAACCAACACTGAGCGATAGGGGATAGGGGATAGAGGATAGAGGATAGAGTAGAGCACATAAGAAGATCAGAAGGATACAATTGAGACCGAACCGATAACAGCTGATAATAACTGTTTTGAGTCTTGGTGAAGAAATAATGCCTTCAAATGTGCCTGAATATTTCTTGAATAAGAGGACTGGGACACTGATTTCAATGTGAAGTCTGTATGGTAATAATATATTAGGTCCAGCTTTGAATGAGAGGACTGTGACATGAAACCTGCAAACTATCAACAAACTAGGTAAAGCCTTTTACGATTTCCATTCTTTAATGAAGCTTAGGTGTTTCTCACAAATTTAGCGACCTCTAGAATATTTTGTAAAAAGCTCGTGGGcatcaaattaattaaaaattatgcaTCTCTTGGACATATGTTATGATAAAGAAACGAAACTTAAGAAAACAGGATAAAAATCATGTTTTTTATTCATTGTAATAATTTCTCTAGTTTGGCTAACATCATTTTTGTAAAAACATTAGAGTCTTTCAACATTTATTTTGATAATAGCTTTTGTACAAGTTAAAGCAGACGCAGAATGTCTCTGCTCTTCATGCGTGATTCAAGTGCTTTTACTTGGGAGTTATACGGGTCTACTACAGAGTAGTTAAATTATGTATTAAAGCATCTAGAACAATTACAGGTCGTCGTAGAGAAATAGTTTAGAAATTCAAACTAATGCAAAATTTGAGATATTAGGGATATCAAGAGTTAGGAACATTTTTTAAGTTTGAAAGTGATAACTTCATTGTTGCAATTTCTGACATGTTGTTTGAAATTGGCAGCTTTGGATCCATCCCGAATAATTGGAGCTTTGGCAACAAGGAATTTTCTGTTATGTAAGAAAAATGAATCTAAACATGAGCAAGAAGAGAAGAAAGATAGCAGCTCATCTCATCTTCGTCATCATCAAAAGACCAATTTGTGGAAGAACTGTTTGAACACCATGAGCTTGAGCTTTGGAGTTTCTTGCATGTGAGTGGGCATCCATTTATGGATGTTTACTATTTGAGACTTATCATGTTCTCTTAAATTATTTGTCTTGAGAAGATTTCAATTGTgtttatatacatatttacacgGTTGCCAATTTAAGTGTTTGAGTGTTTGTAATCTTTGCTTCTATTCTCCTAGCAAGGTGTGGTGGAAACGTTGTATCCATACGATATATGTATTATTTCCGTGTTGCTAATTTAAAAGTGTTTTGAGTGTGTTTATAATCTCTTTTTGTATTCTCCTAGTAAGGTGTCGTGGAAACATTGTATCTGCACAATTGGTTGGTAAAATTTGCCTCTAGTTATTTAGATAAATGAAGCTTCCAAAATATCAATTGGAGCTTGAATATTTCTTGTTTTACTCGTAATATTTGGTTGTATTTTAATGTATACTATCAACGCTAAAATTGGTAGGTATTCTTACTTTTGATTTGCATTCATGTAATTATTAAAAGCCTATGAAAATGTGTTAAATGCATTTGCATAATGATTTATAAACCTGTGAAGATGGACATGGAATTGAGTAAGCTCGTTGAAATAGAAAATATGATATTTCTCTAAGATGAAAAGCATTACTTTCAAAGTTTGTTATAAATACAAGTTGGAAAGTTGGTGAATTCAATAGATCTGTGTGCATTAGAAAATTTATATTTCAATAGTTACATGCCAAACTGGTCTTTTAAGTCTCATTCGTGATGGTATTTGAACAATAGTTGACATGCAATTGATAGAGCTTGATCTAGTAAATTGTTTTTATGAAAATAGGAGAAATGATATCTTTATAATAAGCATGATATGGGAAAACCATATTCCTTAAATGTAATTTTGTAAATTTCATTCAACTTTTAGACTTTAGTTTGTGACAAGCCTAGCAACAATTCCGCTAgattatatttttttgtctttttgatctGCGATGGTGAATGGTAGATAATTCGTTGAGGGTGATTTATAGTTTGCCATGGTGAATGGCATGTTTGTCAAGGTGAACGGAATCAGGACATCAAAATACTAGTTTTTTGAGAAGAAAAAAAATAGAACTTTACCCCTAGACTTGTCTTTTTTTTGGCAAGAGGTAGTAAACTACATATACTTTTATTAATAAAGCAAATTATGACTAAGAATTACATTCTTTTAGGTTCTCCCTTACGTTTGCAAAGAGGCATTTGTGAACAGAGAAGCATTTGGTGTGGGCCTGAAGCTCTCCTGTGATTCTGAACAAGAGTGCGTAAATTATCTTCGCCTCTTGCCATATCCGTGGGGATTTCAATAAGCTGTTTTTATTGCCTTGTTTCTCATTCAGCTTGAAGGAGTCGCTCTTGAGTAGGGTATCCTTCAAAGGATATCACAATTATTGCTGGCCTTGAGTAGGATATCCTTCAAAGGATTTAACCAATAGATAAGAAGTCTTCACTTCCGCTAGAGATTTCTTCTTTTGATGATCTCGTGGGTCTTCTTTGAGTATAGAAAGTTTGTTGTGGAGCTTAAGAATGTTTCTTTTTCTGACTCTGGTGGATCCTCAATTAAGAGAAATGATGGAGAATcattcttttgttgttcttgtagaATATTTTTAAGAGTGATTTTTTTGTTGCAGCTTGGATTGAAAGATGATCAGGAAGTGCATTTTTCCATAACAAGTTTGGACTTTTTAATTTAAATTCGAGTTTTGGGCAAACTGTTACAATATGGCTTGTAGCAAACGGAAGGGTGTTCAAGTTGGGGCCAAGACCGGCCAAGTGATATCTATAGAAGATCTTTAGAGATATACATAAATCAACTAAAATTTGAGCATACATTCGTATGAGTTAAGTTTGAGATTTGGAGAATTACTCCAAAATTAGAAGATTTGGGAGGCAAGACATTGAAAGGATGCAAATGAGGGAAGGATTGAATGGTGGGTGCCGAAGTTTAAGTATCAGGATGCTCTACCCCCAAACCCAAAAATAGTCTAAAAAGACTGAATATCTTTAATTGAACCAAAAGTTGCAATGAAAATCCATCAACACAGGTAAATTTCCGAATTGTTCTTAGGAAGCGACTGCCCATTATTCTTCATCTATTTGTGCAGATTAGAAAGACCTGGCCAAAGGTGATTGAATCGGCCAGTTAGATCATGTGTAGCAAAATAATCTATAACTTCCTCACCAAATTTCAGAATAgggattaaatatttaaataacatcaaatagaaataaaataatagaGACAATTAGAAAATAGATACAAGACAGCAAAATATGTAGTTCACCATTAAAAACTACATCCATAAGAAAAACATAGTAATATATTCTATTAAGTTTTGCAGCAAATAGAGAGTAATATCTTCTAGTCCTTAAATTCCAACTCAGGATAGAGCATAGACATAGCGCCCATGTTTTTGGTCTGGGTCTTCAAAACTTAAACCCTTAGTGCATTCACATGTGGCGTTTGACttttccttctcctttgttccatTTGATTAGTTGATAATAGATTTTAATTTTTGAAGACGTATATactcattaaataaataaagcaatcTTAGTATCACTCACTGTACATTTATAATATCCTAAGCATGTTGCCTATATCATTCATATTGTTATATGTAAAATCTCTTATATACATTTTCATCACTAGTTATTAACAACTAGTGATAATTCAATGCTGAGGATAAATAGGCTTTTTTATAGATGTATAATGCAAATAGTTTAGATTTTAATTGTAAATGTAATTTTGAGTTATGCAAAGATGTTAGTCAATAAGATAAAAGGTATTATGTTATTAATGTATATTCATGTACATATGTGAAATATAATGagattaatgtatatatatatgtaagtagcatacttatattttaaaaaaattatgtaaaatatatcaagagatataaatataataatactaATACTAAATATAAATTCCATTAACAGATTTTCTATAACCAAAAATAAGATTAAATTAAATTGGACAAAATTAAAAtttactaaaaaaattgaaaataaatatgaCACTTGCAAATATGCAaatttcttaatattttttttaatagatttaattataattttttgaatattataaacataaaaaaatctatcaaaataattaatttgaacatatattaataataaaattgtattaattgaaaaagttttgcattttttaataaattaataattaaattcagacatattaataattaaattgaatattaattgaaaaagttttgcattaaaTTGAGTATTTATTGAAGAAGTTTTGCATTACCTTCATATGCATGATATGTAAAGGACAACATAAATTTTCATTGAAATGAGGATTTGTAAACATTCAAATTACAAAGTGGACTAAGATCACTTAAATATATCTCTGATGTTATTATATTTTgggatgaaagaaaaacatatacgTTATTGATAAAATCTATCGAGCTAATTCAAGCAGTATATTGATTCTTCACAACATTTCTATAATTGTGCTTCGAAGTCATGGATTGATTCACATATACTACATTCACAAATGACAAAATTGGGCATCCCCTAACATTTTTATCTAGCAAAACTACGTCGATAAGATGAGAAGAAAGTTCATTCAATTGGTGGGCATTTATGAACCTGAGACAAATACAAAATTGATCTAGTGTTGTGCCCTTTGCTCCACCTTGAGCCAAACTCAATGCCATAAATACGAGAGAAAACAACATTCTCATTTGCACTTGTAATGCTTCCTTTGTAAACTCAATTGAAAAATTTGTTTGACTATGAATTGAAGACTTAGATATTCATTGCTTCTTAGTTTTATGTATACCAGAGTATTCTACAAAATAGAATCATGCATCTACAATTTAACTCAAAAaggattaaattaaaaataaagaaagaaaagaaatataaataatttataaaacCATGATTTGGGATGCAAACTTCAAAATCAACGCACTTTGATTTTATTAATGATTGGTTTTAATAGAGTAGATTTACACAAATTTAATTGTATGGAAAAGTTGAATAATGGTCTTATTTATAGATTTGTCTaagaaaaatcaaatcaaagatgGAGTTGAGGTCAAGGATCTAGTTGGAAAATGAAAATTTGTCATTTCAAAGTGATAAGGAGATAATGATGAATTATCTAACTCAATTGATGATAATTATGAGAATATACTCTTTTTTAAGTttcaaaaaggaaaaaagaaaaaatattaaaaattaataatataatgtAATAATTTAGTTTCCCATTATTCCACTTAAATAACATAatgttataatttataatattaatatatatcatttaataatatttatttaaaattatttaaagagGGAGAGCGCTCTGCAATGCCGCCTGCACCTAAGTCTCACCTTCAGGGTTGGCATGAGGCTACAGGGGTCATAGCCGCTGACGTGGGGGAGTGCAGATGACCTCCTTCCACGTAGGTAATTTTCTTCCGGCTTTTCTTGAATCTCCCTTCTTTTCGTTTTACATGTCTGCGTTATTGTTGCCTGTCCTTCCTCGCCGTCGGCCACGCTCCTCTCTGCGAGAGTGGTTAATGTGCATTTATGGAAGGCTCGTCTGGGGGCATCCTCAAACCAAGCGACAGATCGGGAGCTAAAGAGGTGAAGAAAACATTCAAGGAAGCCGTCCATCAATCGTTCATCACCGTCGCAGAGGGTGCTAGGTTTGTGTCAATAGATAATGGCGGCCCCCATGGAGAAGGTAAGGACCCTAACTGTACATTGGGCTCCATCTCCATTTCTCCTAATGATTTAATGTGCAACGAAATTGCTATGGAAAAGAATAGGTTAAAAGATACTGCTATTTTCTTTGCGGCTGTTGATATTGATAAATGTCCGGCCCGAAAATTTCTTGATGACTGGTTTAGAAATGTTTGGAGTATTAAATTAGGTTATCATGTTTCATTCTGTAGACTAATTCAAAAAGGCTTATTCGTAATTTTTTTCAAAGATCATAAGgctcaaatggatgttgttagcaAACAATACTGGACGGTGGGCAAATGCACCTTCTGTGCCCTAGGGTGGTCTTCTGAAGTAGTCAATGAAGAAATTTTGGCACTTTCGTGCCCTCGATGGCTTCTGGTAAAAAATGTTCCTCCACTGTTATGGAGATTCATACCCCAAATAATTGAACAGATTGGCAAGACTATTCGATTGGATAACTCGACCTCTCTTATACCTCACTTGGATGCTAGGGTTCTGGTTTCGATCAACCCTGGCCGTGACCTTCCCAATTCGGTAAACATTAATTCAGGAAATGAAATTGTGTCCTTGCCCTATTGAAATCCTTGGAGGGATTAATGCCTGCTTCCTCTACAGAAAAGAGGGACATATTCGAAAGAATTGCCCCATTGTTAATCGACATAAAGGAATGGAGAAGGCTCGCAATGATGCTAGCGACCCTCCTCCAGTCCACAGAAATCATGTTTCGCTCATGGACAACCTTGACTCCCTTAGTAAAAAGGTCAATAGAGCTATGAATGGAGGGAGTAATAGAACCTCGGATTTTGAAAAAAATGCCAATACTGGAATCTCCAATAATGTCCCTACTTCTCATTCTGCTATTTCGGAAGCCCTAAAACAGATGGGTGAAGATCAGCAGGATGGTTT contains:
- the LOC131060618 gene encoding uncharacterized protein At4g22758, coding for MAKQDISKVSSLVSAPSPTNPNAKQGSPPKRDFKNKTGNPKRFSVSKSFPSVAPGTPSSGSPARQIPKSPLASMLKKNQVKGNEVDRLLVTINVLGSAGPLRFLVRSDDPVQKVIEGALKSYAREGRLPVLGHNAKQFELYSANSDHGQALDPSRIIGALATRNFLLCKKNESKHEQEEKKDSSSSHLRHHQKTNLWKNCLNTMSLSFGVSCM